In Nitrosarchaeum sp., a genomic segment contains:
- the rtcA gene encoding RNA 3'-terminal phosphate cyclase, with protein sequence MEFLKINGEFGEGGGQIIRTAITLSCITKRSVIIENIRKNRNVAGLRPQHLTAIKILQKICDADVEGAKVGSTSLKFIPGNVKSCNLIEDVGTAGSISLILQVLIPVAAICQRKINLTIKGGTDTLWSPTIDYTQYVLREAYSRMGIKFSMKVIKRGYYPKGGGEINLEVLPSKVKSITLNQRKTKNVKLFCSFSNLPNELIKRNVESFEKKLIEKKFNVQSQINEEIAIDSGASLLICSIDDESINGIDSIFDKKTEQFNLDLESFIKNNLGVDERLADMLVLPACLTNEMTVFRVKNISKHLETNLFVASKITGCKYGVGKLNDGFEIRIEGISHTSI encoded by the coding sequence CATGTATTACAAAAAGATCTGTAATAATTGAAAATATAAGAAAAAATAGAAATGTTGCAGGATTAAGACCGCAGCATCTTACTGCAATTAAAATTCTACAAAAAATTTGTGATGCAGATGTGGAAGGAGCAAAAGTAGGATCAACAAGTTTGAAATTCATTCCAGGAAATGTCAAAAGTTGTAATCTAATTGAAGATGTTGGAACTGCAGGAAGTATATCTCTCATACTACAAGTATTGATTCCAGTAGCTGCAATATGTCAAAGAAAAATAAATTTAACAATCAAAGGAGGTACAGATACTCTTTGGAGTCCTACAATTGATTATACTCAATATGTTTTGAGGGAAGCATATTCTAGAATGGGAATTAAATTTTCAATGAAAGTAATCAAACGTGGTTATTATCCTAAAGGGGGTGGAGAAATAAATTTGGAAGTTTTACCATCCAAAGTAAAATCAATTACACTAAATCAAAGAAAAACAAAAAATGTAAAATTATTTTGTTCATTTTCTAATTTACCAAATGAATTAATAAAAAGAAATGTAGAAAGTTTTGAAAAAAAATTAATTGAAAAAAAATTCAATGTTCAATCTCAAATTAATGAAGAAATTGCTATTGATTCAGGAGCATCTTTGTTGATTTGTAGTATTGATGATGAATCAATAAATGGGATTGATTCAATTTTTGATAAAAAAACTGAACAATTTAATTTAGATCTAGAAAGTTTTATTAAAAATAATCTTGGCGTTGATGAACGACTAGCAGACATGCTTGTTTTACCAGCATGTCTTACTAATGAAATGACAGTTTTTAGAGTTAAAAATATTTCAAAACATTTGGAGACGAATTTGTTTGTGGCTTCAAAAATAACTGGTTGTAAATATGGAGTAGGTAAACTAAATGACGGTTTTGAGATTAGAATTGAAGGTATTTCACACACCAGCATCTAG
- a CDS encoding CopD family protein: MTPLEQAIIMWIHLLAAAIWVGGSLFIGIVFSPLLKTMYGTIEERLQIMIKVGKRFNKIAVPSLIILMGTGLYNSHVLLSKPDLLMATSYGNFLIIKIILVIALIITYIIHVRVIRKDVEEKIMSKQMSTQQIQKLRKKIIILGEITVILSVAILFFASLLDAGV, encoded by the coding sequence ATGACTCCATTAGAACAAGCAATAATTATGTGGATTCATCTTCTTGCAGCTGCAATCTGGGTGGGTGGTTCTCTTTTTATTGGAATTGTTTTTTCACCTCTTCTAAAAACAATGTATGGGACTATTGAAGAAAGATTACAAATTATGATTAAAGTTGGTAAGAGATTCAACAAAATTGCTGTTCCATCATTAATTATTCTAATGGGAACTGGTTTGTACAATTCACATGTACTATTGAGCAAACCTGATCTGTTAATGGCAACAAGCTATGGTAATTTTCTTATTATAAAAATAATTTTAGTCATAGCATTGATCATTACATACATCATCCATGTTAGAGTAATTAGAAAAGATGTAGAAGAAAAAATAATGTCAAAACAAATGTCAACTCAACAAATTCAAAAACTAAGAAAAAAAATTATCATACTTGGCGAAATTACTGTGATCCTATCCGTGGCAATTCTATTTTTTGCATCGTTACTAGATGCTGGTGTGTGA
- the bluB gene encoding 5,6-dimethylbenzimidazole synthase, protein MTEDFTEEEKKGLYKAIYSRRDVRSHFTSRSIDDDVLARILNAAHHAPSVGFSQPWNFILIKEMITKKKIKDSFEQEKNRSSKLIEEPKRSKYLSFKLEGILESPINLCVTYDPTKFGPFVIGRTSIPEAGLYSVCCAVQNLWLAARTEGIGLGWVSILSNDTLKEVLELPEYVVPIAYLCLGYVDEFAQKPDLETAGWLPRLDLKDVVYFEKWQDTENTEWNRIQEMIKTNLDYA, encoded by the coding sequence TTGACAGAAGATTTTACAGAAGAGGAAAAAAAAGGCCTCTATAAGGCAATTTATTCTAGAAGAGATGTCAGATCACACTTTACATCAAGATCTATTGATGATGATGTTTTAGCTAGAATTCTAAATGCGGCACATCATGCACCGTCTGTTGGTTTTTCTCAGCCATGGAATTTTATTTTGATAAAAGAAATGATTACAAAAAAGAAGATCAAAGATTCATTTGAACAAGAAAAAAATCGTTCATCAAAATTAATTGAAGAACCAAAAAGATCAAAATATCTTTCGTTTAAACTTGAAGGAATTTTAGAATCTCCTATTAATCTATGTGTAACATATGATCCAACTAAATTTGGTCCATTTGTGATAGGTAGAACAAGTATTCCTGAAGCAGGATTATACAGTGTATGCTGTGCAGTGCAAAACTTATGGCTTGCTGCAAGAACTGAAGGAATTGGACTTGGATGGGTAAGCATTCTTTCAAATGATACACTTAAGGAAGTTTTAGAATTACCAGAATATGTTGTTCCGATAGCATATCTATGTTTGGGATATGTGGATGAATTTGCACAAAAACCAGATCTTGAAACTGCAGGATGGCTTCCAAGACTTGATCTGAAGGATGTAGTATACTTTGAAAAATGGCAAGATACTGAGAATACAGAATGGAATCGAATTCAAGAGATGATCAAAACTAATCTTGATTACGCTTAA
- a CDS encoding NAD(P)H-dependent oxidoreductase: MVRIMKVVVISGSPRKNANTQVIMKYVYEYTKSKNADTEFINLSDGQIECYRGPEEEYNEQTKNAAKDIMDADVWLIGSPIYNSFFSSALKNLFEYINYKKTEGKVAGIVILAASNIGFIDVQTLITQLLSYFRVITNPKAVFLTTEAISENAISKEEDKKRLRDMVDETLKIASKLHQD; this comes from the coding sequence ATGGTCAGAATTATGAAAGTTGTAGTAATTTCAGGTAGTCCAAGAAAAAATGCAAATACTCAAGTGATAATGAAATATGTTTACGAATATACTAAATCAAAAAATGCAGATACAGAATTTATCAATCTTTCAGATGGACAAATTGAATGTTATAGAGGACCAGAAGAAGAATATAATGAACAAACAAAAAATGCAGCTAAAGACATTATGGATGCAGATGTTTGGTTAATTGGATCTCCAATTTACAATTCATTTTTTAGTTCTGCATTGAAAAATTTGTTTGAATATATCAATTATAAAAAAACTGAAGGTAAAGTTGCAGGCATAGTAATTTTAGCCGCAAGTAATATTGGATTTATTGATGTCCAAACACTCATCACTCAATTATTATCATATTTTAGAGTAATTACCAATCCTAAGGCGGTGTTTCTTACAACAGAAGCAATATCAGAAAACGCTATATCAAAAGAAGAAGATAAGAAAAGATTAAGAGATATGGTAGATGAGACTTTGAAAATAGCCTCTAAATTACATCAAGATTAG
- a CDS encoding peptidylprolyl isomerase: MSTAIIETNLGTIVFKLLPDLAPETVRNFEKLAKDGFYDGTLFHRVIPGFMIQGGDPNTKSGNKSTWGTGGPGYTIKAEFSSRSHHRGIVSMARAQDPNSAGSQFFIVTTDSTFLDRQYTVFGEVTEGMDVADKIVKLQRDGNDCPLQEAKMIHVKVE, from the coding sequence TTGAGTACAGCAATTATTGAAACAAATTTGGGAACAATTGTATTTAAATTACTTCCTGATTTGGCTCCAGAAACTGTAAGAAATTTTGAGAAATTAGCAAAAGACGGATTCTATGATGGTACACTTTTTCATAGAGTTATTCCCGGATTTATGATTCAGGGCGGAGATCCTAACACAAAAAGTGGAAATAAAAGTACTTGGGGAACAGGTGGACCAGGCTATACAATTAAAGCTGAATTTAGTTCCAGATCACATCATCGTGGAATTGTTTCTATGGCCAGAGCACAAGATCCAAACAGTGCAGGCTCACAATTCTTCATTGTTACTACTGACAGTACTTTCCTCGATAGACAATATACGGTTTTTGGGGAAGTGACAGAAGGGATGGATGTTGCAGATAAAATTGTAAAGTTACAAAGAGATGGAAATGATTGTCCTCTTCAAGAAGCAAAAATGATTCACGTTAAAGTGGAATAA